ACATGCACGTATGCTTTTGTCAATATTAAAATTGATTTTATTTGCACAATTAACGCGCTATTATTATCCGCATTGTTGTACATATTATACATGGTTGTATATATTCATGCAGCATAGTACTACTTGTTGTATATGAATAACTGCTATTTTCACGGCAATAATACATATACTAATCAATCGACCTTATCGGAGGAATATTAATGACCACAATTCTGATAAGACTCGTCCTATCATACTTCATAACTCTTGCCGCAATGCGAGCAATGGGTAAACGTCAGATAGGACAAATGCAGACAGGCGAGCTTGTTATCGCCTTCTTCCTTTCAGAGCTTGCCGCCGCTCCGATAATCGACAGCTCTATCCCGATTATGTTTGGAATTCTACCCGCGCTGGCTCTTATTTCTCTTGAAGTCATATTTTCTTATCTTTCGGTCAAAATCCCTCTGTTTAAAGTCCTGTTTGATGTAAAGCCTTCTTTGCTGATATCAAAAGGTAAAATGTCAATAGACGAGCTCCAGAAAGCTCGCATGACTTCCGACGAACTTTTAAGCCGCCTCCGCCTGTGCGGAGTATTTAATCCGGCCGATGTATATTATGCCATTCTCGAACCAAACGGCGAACTCAGCGTTTTACTGCGAAGCTCAAAACTACCTCCTGTTTTCTCAGATTTTCCCCGCGAAGCAAGAATTTCAATACCTTCAGAAGAGCCCGGAATCGCTCATGCCATAATCGAGGACGGAAAGCCAAACAAAAAAGCTCTTTCCGAGCTTAGCATGGATTTAAATGATTTAAATAAATTATTAGAAGAGCGCGGTCTTCCTCCTCCGGATGATATATTTCTTCTTACCTCCGATGAAAACAGCACGCTTTATTTTACACAACGAAAACAACGTAAATAATACTGAAATTTACTATATGAGATTATATGAAAAATTTTATCTTTTCTCTATCGCTTGCGATAATACTTTGTTCTCTTGTGGCTCTGAACGCCGCTTCTATACGCTCCGCCTGCAGCGAGCTACTCGATGCCTCACGCTCTCTCCCTTCCGATCTTTCCGAATTTCAAGAAAAGAGCTCTGACGAATGCTTTAATAATATTGAAGATCTTTTAGAAAATTACAAATTTCTTTTCAATATCTCAATTTCAGAATCAACGCTGCTTTGTGTGCGTATATCTTTTAAAAAATGCCGCGAATATTATAAATCGGATGATTTTCCGCAATACATCGCCGAACGCGCCGCATTAATAGAAAATCTTATGGTTATATACGAATCAGATAATATTTCAATTAAAAACATTCTATGATCGCTTTTCGGTATCATCAATTTTATCTTCGCTTTTGCCTGTTTCGCCTCTTTTACCTTTTCGCTCTCTGATTTTATCGCATATGTTCACCACAAAATTAAACAGGCACAAAAGTACGCAGCTTATCCCCACCGAAGCAAAAAAGCACATCAGAATTTCTCCGAGTAAAACCATTTTTTCATTCATCCCTCTAATCTCCTCTTCTCCGTTTGGCGAGTCCGGTTCAAAAGCTTTCCGTATTATATTATATGCCGCCTTCAATATTATTGTCCCGCGATAAAAACAGCATTTAATGTTGTTTTATAATAGAAAGCCCATATGTCAAAGACTTCGATGATTATTTAAGTTGTCACTTGATAACGCAGCTCTGATATATGTGTTAAACTGACTGAAATATTAATATCAAAAACCCATCGGCTTTGCGCTTGCCAATATTATATGTAAGGTATATAATTATGGAAAATATGCTTTTTCGGAGGTTTTTATATGCTTTTCACAGGGTATTCCCGTTTGGACATCACCCCTCCGCTCGGAATCGGTCTGAACGGTTATTTTCATTACAGATTTTCGGACGGTGTGCTCGATCCGCTGTACGCAAACGCGCTTGCCGTTTCTGACGGCAACGGTCGCGCCGTCATAATCAGCGTCGATATAGTGGGAATTCCGCTTCTGATTGTGAAAGAAGCCGTCCGTCGCATCAGCGAACGCTGCCGCATTCCGGAAAATGCCGTGATTGTCGCATGTACACACATACATACCGGGCCGAGCATCGTCGGAGGCGATTCGGATTCAACATATAATGAAATCCTCCTCCGCAAGCTCGGTGACGCTGCCTTCATGGCTCTGTCCGCGCTGCTTCAGACCACTGTCTCCGTTTCACATTCCGAAGCTCGTAATGTATCCTTCATACGCCGGTTCCGCATGAAGGACGGAACCGTGCGAACCAATCCCGGCATCGACAATCCCGATGTTGCCGGAAAGCTCGGCGAAGAAGACAATGAGGTTCAGTCCGTGCTTCTCACCCGAACAGGCGGCAGAAATCTTCTTCTTGTTCATTTTCAGGTACATCCTGACGTAATCGGAGGAAATAAATATTCTGCCGATTTTCCCGGCTTCGTCCGTAAAACCGTCGAAAGCGTCCTTCCGGACACCGACTGCATATATTTCAACGGCGCTCAGGGCGACACCAACCATATAAATCCCAATCCGCCCGAGGGCCGGCCATGGGGAGGATACGAGCATGCAAAGAGCATGGGACGCGCCATTGCCCTTTCCGCCCTCGCCTCTCTGGACAAATCAAAGCAAGCCTCCGATGCTCCGGTCAGATTTTCGCGGATCGACACTCCGGTTCCGGTCCGCCGCTTCTCCGCGTCCGAAATTTCCGAAGCAGAGGCCGTTTGCGCAAATAGCCAAGCCGGAAATGTAAGGTCCTC
This sequence is a window from Oscillospiraceae bacterium. Protein-coding genes within it:
- a CDS encoding DUF421 domain-containing protein encodes the protein MTTILIRLVLSYFITLAAMRAMGKRQIGQMQTGELVIAFFLSELAAAPIIDSSIPIMFGILPALALISLEVIFSYLSVKIPLFKVLFDVKPSLLISKGKMSIDELQKARMTSDELLSRLRLCGVFNPADVYYAILEPNGELSVLLRSSKLPPVFSDFPREARISIPSEEPGIAHAIIEDGKPNKKALSELSMDLNDLNKLLEERGLPPPDDIFLLTSDENSTLYFTQRKQRK
- a CDS encoding DUF4363 family protein; this encodes MKNFIFSLSLAIILCSLVALNAASIRSACSELLDASRSLPSDLSEFQEKSSDECFNNIEDLLENYKFLFNISISESTLLCVRISFKKCREYYKSDDFPQYIAERAALIENLMVIYESDNISIKNIL